The genomic stretch TCAGTCATCTCCCTGAGGAGTGACTCTCCGTTAACAAGTGCCTGCCAATATGATGAAGTATCCTTGATCCCTGGATATCTGCAAGCCATGCCTACAATTGCGTAGCCCTGCATAGAAGCCTTGTCACTGATATCAGGTTAGCATGAATATCCGAAGATGAGACTGTTGGTGAGACCCCCAACGGATGGAAGAAACGCCTGGCTGAGACGGGGAAGGTGATGCCCTGTCAGCCTGGGAATGATCCGATTGAGCCCCACGTCCCCATCGCCACAGGCTGCGCTTCCATGTGTCGCATCACTGATCCAGCCACAGTGATCCAGCACTGCCCAACCTGAGCTGATGTAAAGCCAGTTGACAGCCAGGACGATGAATCCAACCTTGGCTCCTTGGTGGGGGCGCAGACTCTCAGACCAGGCGGCATAACCCACGCCCGCTCCGCACCGATCAGCCCAGGGATCGCCTGATGACTCAGTTCCCTGACAGGGTGTACTTGAAGGACGGCCATTGAGACCACCGGGGACCGTGCAGCTGAGATCGAAGTCGGCAACAATGGCCCCATCCTTTCGTTGCAGCTGAGGAATTCAGTGATTCCTGCAGAATCAGCAGATCTGTTGCGACAGGGTCAGGGATGAGCTGACAAGAGACGTCCACAGAGAGTTCGATCTCTTTTGCTGAGACAAGGTATAGAGATCAACGTTTCAGAGCAGCAAGAATGGCCGCCCCCGTGCTGCTTCCAGGCTCTCCGATACTCGTGTGCATACCTTTATGGTCATATGGATGAGCCGAAAGAGAGGCGTTGAAAGCCCTGCAATCATTGAGTGCACTGGCGAACGACCTGATTTCAGACTGCTGTTTTTCGGGCCGTTGGGTTGAATACATAATCATCACATCGGTTGGTGATGATTTCTTCGGGCATGATGTCCTGACAAGCTGAGCGGGGACCCATTCGGCAAGAAGGGAATTTTTGCCCGATCCGCTCATGGCACTTTGTCCAAAAATAGTGGCCAGACTATCTTTGTATCGCGCTACTTTGCCTGTATACCAGTTAGAATCGTTTAGAATGAATTTTTGGTAAGTATCTGCAGTTGCTCGATATCGCGGACTGGTGGCAGTCAGCGCTGCCAGATATGCTCCAGCTGAATGTCCAATCATGGCAGCATCCTTCATGGTGCATGAAGGTCTGATTTTACTGAGATTGCCTTCAAGCCATGCCGTTGCGGAGGAAAGCGCAGACATCTGCTGCTCGATCAATCCGTTGACAGGACGTCCGTAGACTGGGTAGTTCAGGGAGACAAGACAGAAGCCATTGCGATTCATAAGGTCTGGCATGGAACCGACACTTCTTTTATCGCCTCTCATCAGAGATCCTCCATGAACATAAACAAGAGTCGGGCATGGTGAGCCAAACGACTGCTTACAGGCAAAAATATCGAGGGTATTACTGCCCGCAGGAGCACCAGGAATCAATGGCGAGTAAGCCAAACCACTTGTAGACACATTGACTGGTTTAGATGCTGCAGATTGCCTATTTCCCTGAACGCGACGCTTGAACGAACTTGCCATCGCGCAACTTGAGAGCATGGTCTCCATCAGCAGAAACATGGCCAGCAGAAGCAGAGAGAACCTCCTTCTGGCTCTGGGCCGACGGCAACCATTCTCTGTTGACAGAATAGCAGGGATTGCGTCGAACAAAGCGCCGGATTGCGATTGTTTTCTTTGTTCCAGTTCAATACATGAACACTCGAATTTCATCATGATTTGACCTGACATGTCGCCTCCATTTATCTCAGTTTTATGAGTTCTCGGCTTGAACACCATCATGTTCGAGTGCTTCATTCGGGCATCGTACCTGGCATGGTGAAAGAACAATGGAGCAGGCTGCAGTGTGTGGACCGGTCTGTGACCCAGGTGGCGAGCCACCTCCTCCCCTGATCCATGAGCATGATCCGTTCCCACCACTGACTACTCCGGGCTGAATCAGCTCCTGGATGACCCCACCGCTGGGACGTTGTCCCCTGAGCTTCGGTTGGAGTTGGTCACAGCTCCGTCGCAATGAATTCACCCCGGAGGCCGCCCTCAGGACGAACCCCGAACGGAATCCGAAGGTCAATCCTGCAGGGGAGCGACACGATCGATAGCGTGGGCTTGCTTGAACCCGTCATGAACCCGTCGTTGTCCCCTGGTGCACACTCAATGCCTGGTGGTCCCGGGCTCGATGATCCGAGTTCTGGTTCCGTGCAACGGCGTCACCAGGTGGCGAGGCTGGCAGCGCTGGTTCTGGTCCTTGGCGCGATTGGTCAAGGGCCATCGCTGAAGGCCGCCGAAGCCATGGCCGGTCCGCCTCCGCCGCTGCGGCTGGTGACCACGGCCAAGATCTCGGCAGCACTGCCGAAGCTCGATGCCCTCGCCACCAGGATCCTGCAGCGAACGGGAGTTCCCGGCATGGCGATCGCCGTGGTTCACGACGACCGGGTGGTGTTTCTCAGGGGTTATGGGCAGCGTGAGGTAGGCATGGCCGGGGCGGTGGATCCCGACACCATCTTTCAGCTGGCCTCGCTCTCGAAACCGATCGCCAGCAGGGTGGTGGCGGCCCTGGTGGGGGATGGGCGCGTGCGCTGGGACGATCCGGTGATCGGTGACCTTCCCGGATTTCGACTCGGGCCAACCACCATCGCTGAGGAGGTGACCCTGCGGGATCTGCTCTCGCACCGCAGCGGTCTGCCCGACCACGCGGGCGACCTGCTGGAGGATATCGGCTTCGATCGCGACACCATCTTCCAGCGTCTGGGGGTGCTGCCGTTGGGAAACCGCTTCCGGGCCGTCTTCAATTACACCAACTTCGGGTTCACGGCAGGGGCCATCGCGACGGCCAACGCCAGTGGCCAGGGCTGGGAGGAGCTCTCGAAGGAACGGCTCTATCGTCCGCTGGGCATGGGCCGCACCAGCTCCAGTCACGCCGATTTCGTCGCAGCCTCCAACCGTGCCGCCCTGCATGTGCGGGAGGCAGCCACCGGAGCGGACAGCCGCCGCTGGGTGGCCCGCCACCAGAGGAACGCTGATGCCCAGTCGCCCGCCGGTGGAGTGAGCTCCACGGCGCGAGACCTGTCCCAGTGGCTGCGGCTGCAGTTGGCGGGGGGGCGACTGGGGGCAGCCGCCGGAGGCCACCAGATC from Synechococcus sp. CBW1107 encodes the following:
- a CDS encoding alpha/beta hydrolase is translated as MMVFKPRTHKTEINGGDMSGQIMMKFECSCIELEQRKQSQSGALFDAIPAILSTENGCRRPRARRRFSLLLLAMFLLMETMLSSCAMASSFKRRVQGNRQSAASKPVNVSTSGLAYSPLIPGAPAGSNTLDIFACKQSFGSPCPTLVYVHGGSLMRGDKRSVGSMPDLMNRNGFCLVSLNYPVYGRPVNGLIEQQMSALSSATAWLEGNLSKIRPSCTMKDAAMIGHSAGAYLAALTATSPRYRATADTYQKFILNDSNWYTGKVARYKDSLATIFGQSAMSGSGKNSLLAEWVPAQLVRTSCPKKSSPTDVMIMYSTQRPEKQQSEIRSFASALNDCRAFNASLSAHPYDHKGMHTSIGEPGSSTGAAILAALKR
- a CDS encoding serine hydrolase gives rise to the protein MAGPPPPLRLVTTAKISAALPKLDALATRILQRTGVPGMAIAVVHDDRVVFLRGYGQREVGMAGAVDPDTIFQLASLSKPIASRVVAALVGDGRVRWDDPVIGDLPGFRLGPTTIAEEVTLRDLLSHRSGLPDHAGDLLEDIGFDRDTIFQRLGVLPLGNRFRAVFNYTNFGFTAGAIATANASGQGWEELSKERLYRPLGMGRTSSSHADFVAASNRAALHVREAATGADSRRWVARHQRNADAQSPAGGVSSTARDLSQWLRLQLAGGRLGAAAGGHQIVSPVALSDTHRPLITSAPSPNPAVYRTGFYGLGWNVSSTDQGAVQLSHSGGFELGASTAVYLLPGESLGLVVLTNGQPIGVPETVALSFLDLARFGKVELDYLKPLGALFAGIARQDYPRVPQQPTDPAPARPLATYSGRYSNGFVGEIAVKPQGSGLVLELGPQRRAYPLTHISGDTFRYQPSGENASGPSAVAFSVGGDGPASRVQIDNFNVDGQGVFQRQSPAASP